Proteins from a genomic interval of Canis lupus familiaris isolate Mischka breed German Shepherd chromosome 33, alternate assembly UU_Cfam_GSD_1.0, whole genome shotgun sequence:
- the GCSAM gene encoding germinal center-associated signaling and motility protein isoform X2 → MGNSLLRENRWQQDTQEIPWTPKNQSRKQRTSRCCYCYFAEGCFCLPCRKICIFKAKPDSPKESKEMSSAPTQDSADQSSSEDLCYTLINHSVLGGKSSGISAERHSSSPEDAYELIIPRRVFSYSLQQPHPPTPHLENRVSY, encoded by the exons ATGGGGAACTCTCTGCTAAGGGAAAACAG GTGGCAGCAGGACACTCAAGAAATACCCTGGACTCCGAAAAATCAAAGCCGCAAACAGAGAACATCCAG ATGCTGTTACTGCTACTTTGCTGAAGGGTGTTTCTGCCTTCCGTG tagAAAAATATGCATCTTTAAAGCAAAACCAGATTCCCCAAAGGAGA gtAAAGAAATGTCATCTGCTCCCACGCAG GACAGTGCTGACCAGAGCTCCTCGGAAGATCTCTGCTACACCCTCATTAATCACAGCGTCCTTGGGGGAAAGTCATCAGGGATCTCTGCTGAGAG GCATTCGTCTTCCCCAGAAGATGCATATGAACTCATCATACCTAGGAGAGTCTTCTCCTACTCCCTGCAACAGCCACATCCACCAACACCACATTTGGAGAACCGGGTTTCCTACTGA
- the GCSAM gene encoding germinal center-associated signaling and motility protein isoform X1, translating to MGNSLLRENRWQQDTQEIPWTPKNQSRKQRTSRCCYCYFAEGCFCLPCRKICIFKAKPDSPKESKEMSSAPTQDSADQSSSEDLCYTLINHSVLGGKSSGISAERCYENISPKTETPRESLGKTEVSYALLRVPSSPRHSSSPEDAYELIIPRRVFSYSLQQPHPPTPHLENRVSY from the exons ATGGGGAACTCTCTGCTAAGGGAAAACAG GTGGCAGCAGGACACTCAAGAAATACCCTGGACTCCGAAAAATCAAAGCCGCAAACAGAGAACATCCAG ATGCTGTTACTGCTACTTTGCTGAAGGGTGTTTCTGCCTTCCGTG tagAAAAATATGCATCTTTAAAGCAAAACCAGATTCCCCAAAGGAGA gtAAAGAAATGTCATCTGCTCCCACGCAG GACAGTGCTGACCAGAGCTCCTCGGAAGATCTCTGCTACACCCTCATTAATCACAGCGTCCTTGGGGGAAAGTCATCAGGGATCTCTGCTGAGAGGTGCTATGAGAACATTTCCCCTAAAACCGAGACACCCAGGGAGTCCTTGGGAAAAACCGAGGTTTCATACGCACTTCTCCGTGTGCCTTCCTCTCCAAGGCATTCGTCTTCCCCAGAAGATGCATATGAACTCATCATACCTAGGAGAGTCTTCTCCTACTCCCTGCAACAGCCACATCCACCAACACCACATTTGGAGAACCGGGTTTCCTACTGA